The stretch of DNA ATCCACCCCCATTTTGGGTGTTTAAGAAATGCGGGTGGTCTCAGGAATTAGCATTATCGATCGATTTAACGTGGTGCAGATAGAAAATGTACTTAACTGACCTAAATGGCTGTCGATAGAAAGAAATTCCATTACTCTATTTCTGAGCAAGACAGAAAATATGCATCATAATTATGAACGTGTTTAAGTCTGAATGCAAATCgatttcgaatttaattatGAGCTCAATGAGGTATGAAATTCTATATTGGGACCattatttcttttgttttcattattttgcgctgaaaataacaacaaatgtGATGTTTTTCACTTTGTAATTCAAAGCATCTGCAAACGTTCTCGTTATAGTTtgatattcaaattttaaaacaattaggCTTCAACTTTATttcgaataataaataaataaaacaattaaggAATGAATTCAAGCGAACGAGAGACTGCTAGATGAGGGAACTTTGCGCCCACTGGGCCACCTCCGTGGGCAGCGCCTGGTACCGCTGCACCGCCTGCTGAATCTGCCCGTAGGTCAGCGCCAACTTGTGCATCTCGAACTCCTTCTGCACCTTGCCCACGCCGGCGCCACTGCCTCCGGCGATCGGCATGATCAGCTCCCCGATGCGCAGATGCTCAAAGGCCTTCAGCACGATCGAGCGCTCCACGCCCTGCATCGTGGTGGACACCTTGGCGAACTTGGAGAAGCGGGTGAAGATGATCTCGAAGTTGAAGGGATCGCGGTCGTAGATCTCCGAGTGGTGCTTGATGGCGATGATGAGGCAGAGCTCGAGGACCGACAGTCCGCAGAGCAGCTCGATCTTGTCGTCGCCCTCGAACTGCGCGCCCAGCGCAGCCATTCTTTCGGCGGTGATGTGGGGGCATTGGGGCCGCAGTTGGGCCACCAGGCGGAAGAGGAAGCTCTTGAGGAAGGCCTCGCTGATGTCGAAGTCGTAGAGCGCCTTCAGGGTGCGTCTGGCCTGCTGGGTGGCCAGCACTTTGGCTACCTCTTTATTCCAGGCTTCGCGGGTTCTGGGCACGAAACTAAAGTCCGCCGGATCAAAGTGATTGCGCGTGAAGCTAAGCACCTCCGAGTGGATCTTCTCAAGATTTAGCACCCTTTCCGCTGCCTGCAAAAGTGCATTGTCACTGGGAATGGAGAGGAGATCCC from Drosophila takahashii strain IR98-3 E-12201 chromosome 2R, DtakHiC1v2, whole genome shotgun sequence encodes:
- the Orc4 gene encoding origin recognition complex subunit 4 translates to MPEGNAELAEIRRFLKERLQRDYITLRGYAEERSNVRQLLKRTAEMGESNSLLLIGPRGSGKTTLINAVLADLLANKAFVENTLIVHLDGNLHTDDRLALKSITVQMRLENAADGRVFGSFAENLAFLLQCLKAGGKQSKSVVFILEEFDLFCAHHNQTLLYNLFDVSQSAQAPICVLGVTCRLDVIELLEKRVKSRFSHRQVFLFPNSERFEEYVDLCRDLLSIPSDNALLQAAERVLNLEKIHSEVLSFTRNHFDPADFSFVPRTREAWNKEVAKVLATQQARRTLKALYDFDISEAFLKSFLFRLVAQLRPQCPHITAERMAALGAQFEGDDKIELLCGLSVLELCLIIAIKHHSEIYDRDPFNFEIIFTRFSKFAKVSTTMQGVERSIVLKAFEHLRIGELIMPIAGGSGAGVGKVQKEFEMHKLALTYGQIQQAVQRYQALPTEVAQWAQSSLI